CAGCGCCGCAGGTGCGCCATCAGCTCGCCCATCTGTGCATCCGACAGGTAGGTCGGAGTGCCGCCGCCGAAGTGCAGCTGCGCGACCTCGTTCATGCCGATGAACAGGCCGGCCTGTATGCCGATTTCGCGCTTCAGGTAGGCCAGGTAGGTCGCGGCCTTCTCGCGGTTCTTCGTGACGATCTTGTTGCAGGCGCAGTAGTAGCAGACCGTGTCGCAGAAAGGAATGTGCAGGTACAGCGACAGCGGGCGCAGATTGCCGCGGGTGCGGCGGTCGGCCACCGCGTGCAGGTAGTCGCGGTAGCCGAAGGCGTCCGAGAAGCGGTCGGCGGTCGGGTAGGAGGTGTAGCGCGGGCCGGACTTGCTCAGGCGGGAGATCAGATCGGCGTCGAAGTCGACCGTCGGTTGAAAGGCCATCGGGATGGCCTGGGCTGCTTGCATGATGAAGACTCCTTGACTCTATGCAAGGAGTCTATTGATCCGGGTCAGTAAAATCCTTGATTTGCATCAAAAATGGCCGAAGGGGTCATCGCTGGGGTCATTGCTGGGGTCATCGCTGGGGTCATCGCTGGGGTCAGAGTCCGGTGTTGCTTTTCAAAGGACTCTGACCCCGAAGTTCGCGGCGCTTGCAGGGCTGAGAATTGGCGTTGCCACTGACCACCGGGGTCAGAGTCCCTCGAAAATCAACACCGGACTCTGACCCCTCTATCTGCCCCCCTCCTAGACTTTGAAAACCGACAGCGCCTGCGACAGATGGCTGGCCTGTTCCGCCACGTTGCTCGATGCCGCCGCCGCCTCCTCGACCAGGGCCGCGTTCTGGCGCGTGATGCCGTCCAGCGCGCGCATGGCGGCGTCGGCCTGGGCGATGCCCTCGTGCTGCTCGCGCGAGGCGTCGGTGATGCCGTGCATGATGCGCGCGGCTTCCTGCACCGAGGCCACCACTTCGCGCATGGTCTGGCCGGCGGCGCCGACCAGCGCCGTGCCCTGCCCGACCTGCTCGACCGAATCCTCGATCAGGCCCTTGATCTCCTTGGCGGCGGAGGCCGAGCGCTGGGCCAGCGAGCGCACCTCGCCCGCCACCACCGCGAAGCCGCGGCCCTGCTCGCCCGCCCGCGCCGCTTCCACCGCCGCGTTCAGCGCCAGGATATTCGTCTGGAAGGCGATGCCGTCGATCAGGCCGATGATGTCGACGATGCGGGTGGCCGAACCGCTGATCTGGCCCATCGTCGCGCCGACCTGCTGGACGGCGATGCCGCCGCGGTCGGCCACGCTGGAGGCGGCGCCGACCAGGCCGTCGGCGCGCACTGCGCTGTCGGTGTTGTGGCCGGCCGCCGTCGCGACCTGGGCCAGGCTGGCCGCGGTCTGCTCCAGGCTCGCGGCCTGGGATTCGGTGCGGCGCGCCAGGTCCTGGTTGCCGGCGGCGATGCCGCGCGTGGCCGCCTCGATCGAGGCGACGTTGGCGCGCACGTCGCCGACGATGGCGGTCAGGTTGACGTTCAGCTGGCGCAGCGCCAGCAGCAGGCGGCCGACCTCGTCGTCGCGGCCCGGCGGCGGCAGGCGCGA
This window of the Massilia sp. WG5 genome carries:
- a CDS encoding PAS domain-containing methyl-accepting chemotaxis protein; amino-acid sequence: MRTNLLVTGIEYIFQDGQSIVSKTDTKGRITYVNPTFVEVSGFALDELIGKAHNVVRHPDMPAEAFADLWQTLKAGLPWTGMVKNRRKNGDFYWVVANVVPIKENGATIGYMSVRTKPAREQVREAEDLYRRIREGKAAGLAIRRGAAVRTGWRAPLLALRKLPLGRRLGLMLGAQSALLAGLCAAVDGAWWRVAAGAGAGLTLLAWAELQRSIVGPLRQAEDAVYALAGGDLSRLPPPGRDDEVGRLLLALRQLNVNLTAIVGDVRANVASIEAATRGIAAGNQDLARRTESQAASLEQTAASLAQVATAAGHNTDSAVRADGLVGAASSVADRGGIAVQQVGATMGQISGSATRIVDIIGLIDGIAFQTNILALNAAVEAARAGEQGRGFAVVAGEVRSLAQRSASAAKEIKGLIEDSVEQVGQGTALVGAAGQTMREVVASVQEAARIMHGITDASREQHEGIAQADAAMRALDGITRQNAALVEEAAAASSNVAEQASHLSQALSVFKV